GGATACAAGAGTGCCGCATGCTTCATAAGAAATATTATAATGTCGCCACCAAAGGTGCTTTTATTATGAATATATGATACATTTATGACCCTAAAATAATTAAAATGAATTTACTCAGATCCCTTATTCTCATCATTGGTTTTACACCTTCATTCTTCGCACAAAAGGAAGATTCGCTCATAATCAGAAAAATATTTTCTGAAATCCTTACCAAAGGACAATGCTACTCAAACCTTGATTACCTGAGTAATAGTATCGGCGGACGCCTGAGCGGCTCTATTCAGGCGCAGAAGGCTGTTGAGTGGGCTGCTAAGGCTATGAAAAGCGCTGGCAGCGATACCGTATTTATGCAGGAATGTATGGTACCGCATTGGGTAAGGGGAGAGAAGGAGGTTGGGAAAATAATTAGGTGATGTGATGAATATTTGCGCGCTTGGAGGTTCAGTGGGTACACCTGCAGAAGGTATTACAGCTCCGGTCATTGAAGTGAAAAGTATAGAAGATCTGTATAAGATCGGGACAGAGTATATAAAAGGGAAAATAGTTTTCTTTAACAGGCCCTTTGATAAAACGGAGGAAGATCCCTTCAATGCTTATGGCAAAGCGGTTGATCAGCGCTGGAAAGGCCCGAGTATAGCAGGGAAGTTCGGAGCTGTGGCCACAATATGCCGTTCTATGACTACCGATATAAATGATTTTCCTCACACCGGTTCAATGACTTATTTTGACAGTATCCCGCAAAAAATTCCGGCATGTGCTATCAGTACATGGGGTGCAGAGTATTTAAGTGATCTTTTAAGGGATGATCCGCAGGTTAAATTTTTCCTGAAAATGAATTGTGAGAAATTGCCGGATGAAAAATCCTTTAATGTGGTAGGAGAACTTAGAGGCTTCGAACATCCGGAAGAAATTATTGTGGTTGGCGGCCACCTGGATTCTTGGGATACAGGCGATGGTGCGCACGATGATGGGGCGGGGGTGGTGCAGTGGCAAAAAATACGCGGAGCTGGCAAAGAAAAACAATGAGAAGCACATCTTGGCTATTGAGAGCGATAGGGGAGGTTTTGCTCCACGAGGATTTACATTCACCGGTCCTGCTGAAAAACGTGAACAGTTAAAAAAATGGAAGCCCCTGCTTGCACCTTATGGAGTGTATGATTTCGACCAGGAAGGGGGAGGAGTTGACATATCTCCGCTGGAAAAAGCGGGAGTGCCTGTAATGGAACTTTACCCCGACCCGCAACGGTATTTCGATTATCACCACGCTTCTACTGATAAATTCGACGGGGTAAACAAACGTGAACTGGAAATGGGTGCGGCAAGTCTCGCGGCCCTTATCTACCTTGTAAGTGAACATGGCTTTTGATGTCTTGTTCAATTGAGGTAGTATATTGTTGAAAATTCAATACTTTTCTTAAGTCATTCATTCGTAAATTGCGCCTGCAACCTTTGGGTCTTTACTCAGAATAGTTATTCTTAAGAAATGTTTAAGAAATTATTCATACAAAATTACGCCCTGATCGATGAACTGGATATTTCATTCACCGATGGCTTAACTATAATAACAGGTGAAACGGGTGCAGGCAAATCCATCCTTTTGGGCGCCTTGTCACTTATTATCGGCCAACGTGCAGATACGTCAGTGTTGCAGGATAAAGCACGTAAATGTATTGTCGAAGGCACATTCAGCATAAAGGGCTATAAGCTGAATGATTTCTTCAAACAGAACGAGATCGATTTTGCGGATGAAACGATTGTCAGAAGAGAGATCAATCCCGAAGGAAAATCGCGCGCGTTCATTAATGATACACCCGTTACACTTAACCTGCTGAAAGAATTGGGAGAGCAGCTCATCGATATTCATTCCCAACATGAAACATTGACATTGAATGATTCCGCATTTCAACTCGAACTGGTGGATGTATATGCCTCCAATGAAAAGCTGTTGAACACTTATCAGGATTCATACAAACAGTATAAGGAACATCAGCGGCTTTTAAATGAACTGATAGAGCGGGAAGCCCGGTCAAAAAAGGACCATGACTATTTTCAGTTCCAGTTCAATGAGTTGGAGGAAGCAAACCTTGTAGAAGGAGAGCAAATAACGATGGAGCAGGAGTTGGGAACGCTTAACAATGCCGAAGAGATAAAACAGAGTCTGTCTAAGGCTCACTTTGCCTTGCATGGCAGGGAACATAATATAATTATCTCCCTGAATGAAGTGAAAGCGCTGATCGCCAATATGTCCAGGTACAATTCATCCATAAATGAATTGAATGAACGCCTGAACAGCGTACTGATCGAATTGAAAGATATTGCGAGTGAGCTCGAAACAATTGAGCAGGAAGTGGTTTACGACCCCAGGCGCATTGAACAATTGAATTTACGATTGGATTCTATTTACCGTTTGCAAAGTAAACACCAGGTTAACCGCGTTGAAGAGCTGCTTGATATTAAAGAGAACCTTGGAAGGAAATTAGCTGACATCAATTCTTTAGAGACAGAGATAGGAAAATTAAAGAAAGAACTGATTGTAATTGAAGGGTCATTGCTGCGGCAGGCTACAGAGCTTTCTAAAAAGAGGCAGGGCGCTATTCCTAAAATTGAAAAAGATATCAAGAAAATGTTGACAGAGTTAGGGATACCAAACGCGGAGCTGAAGATCGACCAGACAAGTATTGCTAATAATGAGTTTAATGCCTTTGGAATTGATAAGATAAATTACTTATTTTCAGCTAATAAGGGTTCATCATTGAAAGAATTACATAAAGTAGCTTCCGGAGGGGAATTATCACGTTTAATGCTCAGTTTGAAATCATTGATAGCGCAGCTTACATCATTACCCGCAGTTATCTTTGACGAGATAGACACAGGAGTGAGCGGTGATGTGGCCAATAAAGTGGGAATGATAATGGGTAGGATGGCCGAAGCCATGCAGGTAATAACCATCACTCATTTGCCGCAAATAGCAAGCAAAGGGAATGCGCACCTGTTTGTGTATAAAGAAGAAAAGAACAAGAAAACATACACACGTATTAAAAAGCTGGATAAGGCCGAACGGGTAATTGAAATAGCCAAAATGCTTAGTACACAAAACCCAAGCGATGCCGCTATAAAGAATGCGAAGGAGCTGCTGAAGACATAAATTTTATA
This genomic stretch from Bacteroidota bacterium harbors:
- the recN gene encoding DNA repair protein RecN, producing MFKKLFIQNYALIDELDISFTDGLTIITGETGAGKSILLGALSLIIGQRADTSVLQDKARKCIVEGTFSIKGYKLNDFFKQNEIDFADETIVRREINPEGKSRAFINDTPVTLNLLKELGEQLIDIHSQHETLTLNDSAFQLELVDVYASNEKLLNTYQDSYKQYKEHQRLLNELIEREARSKKDHDYFQFQFNELEEANLVEGEQITMEQELGTLNNAEEIKQSLSKAHFALHGREHNIIISLNEVKALIANMSRYNSSINELNERLNSVLIELKDIASELETIEQEVVYDPRRIEQLNLRLDSIYRLQSKHQVNRVEELLDIKENLGRKLADINSLETEIGKLKKELIVIEGSLLRQATELSKKRQGAIPKIEKDIKKMLTELGIPNAELKIDQTSIANNEFNAFGIDKINYLFSANKGSSLKELHKVASGGELSRLMLSLKSLIAQLTSLPAVIFDEIDTGVSGDVANKVGMIMGRMAEAMQVITITHLPQIASKGNAHLFVYKEEKNKKTYTRIKKLDKAERVIEIAKMLSTQNPSDAAIKNAKELLKT